In Lutra lutra chromosome 6, mLutLut1.2, whole genome shotgun sequence, the following are encoded in one genomic region:
- the RSPH9 gene encoding radial spoke head protein 9 homolog isoform X4, whose amino-acid sequence MDAESLLLSLELASGSGQGLSPDRRASLLTSLMLVKRDYRYDRVLFWGRILGLVADYYIAQGLSEDQLAPRKTLYRRGRGRKLGNQDPGDVVGSLNCMEWSLLPPATEEMVVQTSVVKGRFMGDPSHEYEHTELQKMSEGEKVFEEEVVVQIKEETRLVSVIDQIDKAVAVIPRGALFKTPFGPIHVNRTFEGLSLSEAKKLSSYFHFREPVELKNKTLLEKADLDPSLDFMDPLEHDIPKVSSERGELLWSVWEPARSRGCQR is encoded by the exons ATGGACGCGGAAAGCCTCCTGCTGTCGCTGGAGCTGGCGTCCGGCAGCGGGCAGGGGCTCAGCCCCGACCGTAGGGCCTCGTTGCTCACCTCCCTTATGCTGGTGAAGCGCGACTACCGCTACGATCGGGTCCTCTTCTGGGGCCGCATCCTCGGCCTTGTCGCCGATTACTACATCGCGCAGGGCCTGAGTGAGGACCAGCTCGCACCACGCAAGACTCTTTACAG AAGGGGCCGTGGCAGGAAGCTTGGAAACCAGGATCCTGGGGATGTCGTTGGCAGTCTGAACTGCATGGAGTGGAGCCTCCTGCCCCCTGCCACGGAGGAGATGGTGGTGCAGACGTCTGTGGTGAAAGGCCGCTTCATGGGGGACCCCTCACATGAGTATGAACACACCGAGCTGCAGAAGATGAGTGAAGGCGAGAAGGTCTTTGAGGAAGAAGTAGTG GTCCAGATCAAGGAAGAGACCCGCTTGGTGTCTGTCATCGACCAGATTGACAAGGCTGTAGCGGTCATCCCCCGAGGAGCCCTTTTCAAGACCCCTTTTGGACCTATTCATGTCAATCGGACCTTTGAAG GACTGTCCTTGTCTGAAGCCAAGAAGCTTAGTTCCTACTTCCACTTCAGGGAGCCTGTTGAGTTGAAGAACAAGACCTTGCTTGAGAAGGCTGACCTGGACCCCTCCCTGGACTTCATGGACCCCTTAGAGCATGACATCCCCAAAG
- the MAD2L1BP gene encoding MAD2L1-binding protein, whose product MAAPEPEVVCPAAVPDLEWYEKSEETHAPQIELLETTSTQEPPNPSEPFCPRDCMVPVVFPGPVSQEGCCRFTCELLKHIMYQRQQLPLPYEQLKHFYRKPSPQAEDAMKKKAWAAAEVSSKKCQQALAELESVLSHLEGLFARTLVPRVLILLGGNALNPKEFYELDLSRLAPNSMDQSLSTAACLRRLFRAIFMADAFSELQAPPLMGTIVMAQGHRNCGEDWFRPKLNYRVPTRGHKLTVTLSCGRPSIPATAWEDYIWFQAPVTLKGFHE is encoded by the exons ATGGCGGCTCCGGAGCCGGAAGTGGTGTGCCCGGCCGCAGTACCGG ATTTGGAATGGTACGAGAAGTCAGAGGAAACCCATGCCCCCCAGATAGAACTACTCGAGACTACGTCTACTCAAGAACCTCCCAACCCTTCGGAGCCCTTTTGTCCCAGAGACTGCATGGTGCCAGTGGTGTTTCCCGGGCCTGTGAGCCAGGAAGGCTGCTGTCGGTTTACTTGTGAACTTTTAAAGCATATCATGTACCAGCGCCAACAACTGCCTCTGCCCTATGAACAGCTTAAGCACTTCTACCGAAAACCTTCTCCCCAG GCCGAGGATGCGATGAAGAAGAAAGCTTGGGCCGCCGCTGAAGTGAGCAGCAAGAAATGCCAACAAGCCCTGGCAGAACTGGAGAGTGTCCTCAGCCACCTAGAGGGTCTCTTTGCCCGGACATTAGTACCCCGTGTGCTTATCCTCCTTGGTGGCAATGCCTTAAATCCCAAGGAGTTCTACGAGCTTGACTTGTCCCGCTTGGCCCCCAACAGCATGGACCAGAGCCTGAGCACTGCAGCTTGTTTGCGGCGTCTCTTCCGAGCCATTTTCATGGCTGATGCCTTCAGTGAGCTACAGGCTCCTCCACTCATGGGCACCATTGTCATGGCACAGGGGCACCGGAACTGTGGAGAAGATTGGTTTCGACCCAAGCTCAACTACCGAGTGCCCACCCGGGGCCACAAACTGACTGTGACCCTGTCCTGTGGCAGACCCTCTATCCCAGCCACAGCCTGGGAGGATTACATTTGGTTCCAGGCACCAGTGACACTTAAAGGCTTCCATGAGTGA